One window of Aerococcus tenax genomic DNA carries:
- the rpoC gene encoding DNA-directed RNA polymerase subunit beta': MVDVNKFESIKIGLASPDKIRSWSYGEVKKPETINYRTLKPEKDGLFCERIFGPTKDYECACGKYKRIRYAGVVCDRCGVEVTKAKVRRERMGHLELASPVTHIWYFKGIPSRMGLILDMSPRSLEEVIYFASHVVIDGGDTPLAPKQLLSEREYREYKAEYGDRFQAGIGAEAIKELLRRVDLDSECAELKEELRTAKGQKRTRAIRRLDIMDAFRKSGNKPEWMVLDVIPVIPPELRPMVQLDGGRFATSDLNDLYRRVINRNNRLKRLLDLNAPNIIVQNEKRMLQEAVDALVDNGRRGRPVTGPGNRPLKSLSHMLKGKQGRFRQNLLGKRVDYSGRSVIAIGPHLKFYQCGLPKEMALELFKPFLIRELVDREIATNAKHAKRMIERKDDAVWEPLGEIMREHPILLNRAPTLHRLGIQAFEPVLVEGKAIRLHPLACEAYNADFDGDQMAVHLPLGEEAQAEARILMLAASHILNPKDGQPVVTPSQDMVLGNYYLTQEEAGMTGEGMKISSLSEAHIAYTNGAAQLHTRVVISPKHFPKYAWTDQQKEQLMITSIGKLFFNEIMPADFAYINEPTSENLNGQTADRFFVNPGEDTEKAIAQLETTAPFKKGYLEEIIAAIFKRLKVTETSQFLDRLKALGYYYSTKSGITVGIADITVLDAKDQHVDKGHKRVDNIMKQYRRGLITDDERYDQVISTWNDVKNDIEDELKHSLSPDNPFFIMMDSGARGNISNFTQLAGMRGLMAGPSGKIIELPVTSNFREGLSVQEMFISTHGARKGMTDTALKTADSGYLTRRLVDVAQDVIIRENDCGTDRGLTVSAIKEGNEMIESLAERLTGRYIQKTVRDPKTGEVLAHHNELVSPETAAKIEAAGLKHVTIRSAFTCRTRHGVCKYCYGSDLATNGEVEVGEAVGIVAAQSIGEPGTQLTMRTFHTGGVAGDDITQGLPRVQEIVEARHPKGQAVITEVTGEVVAIDIEEETRTKTVTVKGETDEREYKVPYTARMKVSEGDLIERGAQLTEGSIDPKELLRITNSLTVENYMLAEIQRVYRQQGVDINDKHVEVLLRQMMRKVRVLDPGASDLLPGHLMDIGEFEDANEEIIKTGQQPATCQPVLLGITKAALETKSFLSAASFQETTKVLTDAAISGKRDELLGLKENVIIGKIIPAGTGVGRYRHMEPEKLGVEQVVEVPAHEPSDNENPAEIATITKPIDENYSGMP, from the coding sequence TTGGTCGATGTAAATAAATTTGAAAGTATAAAAATTGGTTTAGCCTCACCAGATAAGATCCGTTCCTGGTCCTATGGTGAAGTCAAGAAACCGGAAACAATCAACTACCGTACCTTAAAACCAGAAAAAGACGGTCTTTTCTGTGAACGTATTTTTGGGCCAACCAAGGACTACGAATGTGCTTGTGGAAAATATAAACGAATCCGTTATGCGGGTGTGGTATGTGACCGTTGTGGGGTTGAAGTAACCAAGGCCAAAGTCCGTCGTGAACGGATGGGCCACTTGGAATTAGCTTCACCAGTTACCCACATTTGGTACTTTAAAGGCATTCCCAGTCGGATGGGCCTGATTTTAGATATGAGCCCACGGTCCTTAGAAGAAGTGATTTATTTTGCTTCTCACGTGGTCATTGACGGTGGTGACACACCTTTAGCTCCTAAGCAATTGCTTTCTGAACGGGAATACCGGGAGTATAAGGCCGAATATGGTGACCGTTTCCAAGCGGGGATTGGTGCTGAAGCCATTAAGGAACTTCTACGCCGCGTAGACCTTGACAGCGAATGTGCAGAATTAAAAGAAGAATTACGGACTGCCAAGGGTCAAAAACGGACCCGGGCGATCCGCCGCTTAGACATCATGGATGCCTTTAGAAAATCTGGTAACAAACCGGAATGGATGGTTCTTGATGTGATTCCTGTGATCCCACCTGAACTCCGTCCCATGGTGCAACTGGATGGGGGCCGTTTCGCAACCAGTGACTTAAACGACCTCTACCGCCGGGTGATTAACCGGAACAACCGTCTAAAACGTTTATTAGACCTCAATGCACCAAATATTATTGTCCAAAATGAAAAACGGATGCTCCAAGAAGCCGTTGATGCCTTAGTCGATAATGGTCGTCGCGGCCGTCCTGTGACTGGACCGGGTAACCGCCCATTGAAGTCCCTCTCCCATATGTTGAAAGGGAAGCAAGGCCGTTTCCGCCAAAACCTCTTAGGGAAACGGGTGGACTACTCTGGACGTTCCGTTATTGCCATTGGACCACACTTGAAGTTCTACCAATGTGGTCTGCCTAAAGAAATGGCTCTAGAACTCTTTAAACCATTCTTGATTCGGGAATTGGTGGACCGTGAAATTGCCACCAATGCTAAACATGCTAAACGGATGATTGAACGTAAGGATGATGCTGTTTGGGAACCTCTCGGAGAGATCATGCGTGAACACCCGATACTACTTAACCGGGCACCTACCCTCCACCGTTTGGGGATTCAAGCCTTTGAACCCGTCCTGGTTGAAGGGAAGGCTATCCGTCTTCACCCCTTAGCCTGTGAAGCTTATAATGCCGACTTTGACGGGGACCAAATGGCGGTCCACTTACCTTTAGGAGAAGAAGCCCAAGCTGAAGCTCGTATCTTAATGCTGGCCGCTTCCCACATCCTAAACCCTAAAGATGGTCAACCAGTGGTTACCCCATCCCAAGACATGGTCTTAGGGAACTACTACTTGACTCAAGAAGAAGCCGGGATGACTGGGGAAGGGATGAAGATTTCTTCACTCAGCGAAGCCCATATTGCTTATACTAATGGGGCGGCTCAATTGCATACCCGGGTCGTGATTAGTCCGAAACACTTCCCTAAATATGCATGGACCGACCAACAAAAAGAACAATTAATGATTACTTCTATTGGTAAATTGTTCTTTAATGAGATCATGCCGGCTGATTTTGCTTATATTAATGAGCCCACATCAGAAAACTTAAATGGTCAAACCGCTGATCGTTTCTTCGTCAATCCCGGGGAAGATACCGAAAAAGCAATTGCTCAATTAGAGACCACGGCGCCATTTAAGAAGGGCTACTTAGAAGAAATTATCGCCGCCATCTTCAAGCGCTTGAAGGTTACTGAAACCTCCCAATTCTTAGACCGCTTGAAGGCTCTTGGTTACTACTACTCCACCAAGTCAGGGATTACCGTTGGGATTGCTGATATTACCGTTTTAGATGCCAAGGACCAACACGTGGACAAGGGGCACAAACGCGTTGACAATATCATGAAGCAATACCGTCGTGGTTTAATTACCGATGACGAACGCTATGACCAAGTCATCAGCACTTGGAATGATGTTAAAAACGACATTGAAGACGAATTGAAACACAGTCTGTCTCCAGACAACCCATTCTTTATCATGATGGACTCTGGTGCTCGTGGTAACATCTCCAACTTTACCCAATTAGCGGGGATGCGTGGTTTGATGGCGGGACCAAGTGGTAAGATTATTGAACTGCCAGTTACTTCTAACTTCCGTGAAGGGCTATCGGTTCAAGAAATGTTTATCTCCACTCACGGGGCGCGTAAAGGGATGACCGATACCGCCTTGAAGACGGCCGACTCTGGTTATCTAACCCGTCGTCTGGTTGACGTGGCCCAAGACGTGATTATCCGTGAAAATGATTGTGGAACCGACCGTGGCTTAACCGTTTCAGCCATCAAAGAAGGTAACGAAATGATCGAAAGCCTGGCTGAACGTCTGACTGGTCGTTATATCCAAAAAACTGTCCGTGATCCAAAAACCGGTGAAGTTCTCGCTCACCATAATGAGCTGGTTTCACCAGAAACTGCAGCTAAGATTGAAGCTGCTGGCCTCAAACATGTTACTATTCGTTCTGCCTTTACCTGCCGGACCCGCCATGGGGTATGTAAGTACTGCTACGGTTCTGACCTAGCAACCAATGGTGAAGTCGAAGTCGGTGAAGCAGTTGGTATCGTGGCTGCCCAATCCATTGGAGAACCTGGTACTCAGTTGACCATGCGTACCTTCCATACCGGTGGGGTTGCCGGGGATGACATTACCCAAGGTTTACCTCGTGTTCAAGAAATCGTTGAAGCCCGTCATCCGAAAGGGCAAGCGGTGATTACTGAAGTGACCGGGGAAGTCGTGGCCATTGATATTGAAGAAGAAACCCGGACCAAGACCGTTACCGTCAAAGGGGAAACTGACGAACGGGAATACAAGGTGCCTTACACTGCCCGTATGAAGGTCAGTGAAGGCGACTTGATTGAACGTGGTGCCCAATTAACCGAAGGGTCCATTGATCCCAAAGAATTGCTCCGGATCACTAATTCCCTCACCGTAGAAAACTACATGTTAGCGGAAATCCAACGGGTTTACCGTCAACAAGGGGTGGACATTAACGACAAGCACGTGGAAGTCCTCCTACGTCAAATGATGCGTAAGGTAAGAGTCTTAGACCCAGGCGCTTCTGACTTGTTGCCAGGACATTTAATGGACATTGGTGAATTTGAAGACGCCAATGAGGAAATCATTAAGACTGGCCAACAACCAGCTACCTGTCAACCAGTCCTCCTAGGAATTACCAAGGCAGCCTTGGAAACCAAGTCCTTCCTATCTGCCGCGTCCTTCCAAGAAACTACCAAGGTCCTCACTGACGCTGCCATTAGCGGTAAACGGGACGAGTTACTTGGATTGAAAGAAAACGTCATTATTGGTAAGATAATTCCTGCTGGTACTGGTGTCGGTCGCTACCGTCACATGGAACCAGAAAAATTAGGTGTGGAACAAGTTGTTGAAGTGCCGGCCCATGAGCCATCTGACAACGAAAACCCAGCCGAAATTGCGACAATTACCAAACCAATCGATGAAAACTATAGCGGCATGCCTTAA
- a CDS encoding vitamin B12-dependent ribonucleotide reductase: METAMKNIVEWNKEALNQAIKSFPQVYPMTEDMNKTFSGISRMVMLDRYSFKDTMKETLAPGDLVVLTVRPDPQYPGRGIGIVQAIENKTATIWVEEAYRGSLMGEEQETGLVKRPLDEIDKPLEIYYEQIAKRNAHGLAAIDKNEDRRQEIEAAFYQEESKGNFVPAGRVLYGVGSGTDVTYFNCYVMPYVPDSRGGIADHRKEVMEIMSRGGGVGTNGSTLRPRHSLVRGVNGKSSGAVSWLDDIAKLTHLVEQGGSRRGAQMIMLADWHPDILEFIISKMQNPRILQFIKESSKDSYIKQLVDEKLKFVYSTPAQIDMYQAVVDLKEKQGDQVSDAAYAEAKENLELGGHYEVNEPDFLTGANISVAISSDFMEAVKEGKDWSLRFPAVEKYDQEEMAAYDTQWQEIGDVREWEAMGHEITTYRTLPAQELWQLINICATYAAEPGIFFIDRANEDTNAVAYGQKVVATNPCGEQPLAPYSVCNLGAINLAQMADKENKRLDKKKLQKTVATAIRMQDNVIDATPYFLEANKKQALGERRIGLGVMGLADLLIYCEKRYGSKEGNQLVDEVFETIAVTAYQTSIELAKERGSFPFLIGESEEETQALRERFVQSGFMQRMPESIREDVLKYGIRNSHLLTVAPTGSTGTMMNVSTGLEPYFAFKYYRTGRLGKFIEVNADIVQEYLDKHPEADADNLPDFFVSAMDLSPREHVDVQTTIQRWVDSSISKTVNAPKGYAVNQVAEVYEKLYEGGAKGGTVYVDGSRDSQVLTLNKDEHEDSDQDSQTDQNKQDDVVVVDDSEELRQLVDQAQAEANEEEVVFGSELGNTCPICRTGIVEEIGGCNTCSNCFAQLKCGL; encoded by the coding sequence ATGGAAACTGCGATGAAGAATATTGTGGAATGGAATAAAGAGGCGCTTAACCAAGCCATCAAATCCTTCCCTCAAGTTTATCCGATGACAGAAGACATGAACAAAACCTTCTCTGGCATCAGTCGGATGGTCATGTTGGACCGTTATTCCTTTAAAGACACCATGAAAGAAACCCTAGCCCCTGGTGACTTAGTGGTATTAACTGTCCGTCCTGACCCGCAATATCCAGGACGGGGGATCGGGATTGTCCAAGCCATTGAGAACAAGACCGCAACCATTTGGGTCGAAGAAGCCTATCGTGGGTCCCTAATGGGAGAAGAACAGGAAACTGGCCTGGTAAAACGCCCATTGGATGAAATCGACAAACCTTTAGAAATCTACTATGAACAAATTGCCAAACGGAATGCCCATGGGCTAGCAGCCATTGATAAAAATGAAGATCGTCGCCAAGAGATTGAAGCGGCCTTCTACCAAGAAGAATCCAAGGGTAACTTTGTTCCTGCCGGCCGGGTTTTATATGGTGTGGGTTCCGGAACCGATGTCACCTACTTTAACTGCTATGTCATGCCTTATGTGCCTGACTCCCGGGGTGGGATTGCTGACCACCGTAAGGAAGTCATGGAAATTATGTCCCGTGGTGGGGGTGTAGGGACCAATGGCTCCACCCTAAGACCACGTCACTCTCTCGTTCGTGGGGTTAACGGGAAGTCCTCTGGGGCGGTTTCCTGGTTAGATGACATTGCCAAATTAACCCACCTGGTGGAACAAGGCGGTAGCCGTCGTGGAGCCCAAATGATCATGCTAGCAGACTGGCATCCAGATATTTTGGAATTCATTATTTCTAAGATGCAAAACCCACGCATTCTTCAATTTATCAAGGAAAGCTCCAAGGACAGCTACATTAAACAATTAGTCGATGAAAAGTTAAAATTTGTCTATTCAACTCCAGCTCAAATCGACATGTACCAAGCTGTTGTTGACCTCAAGGAAAAACAAGGCGACCAAGTCAGTGATGCAGCTTACGCTGAAGCCAAGGAAAATTTGGAACTAGGTGGCCATTATGAAGTCAATGAACCCGACTTCTTAACTGGGGCCAATATTTCCGTAGCTATTTCATCAGACTTTATGGAAGCTGTGAAGGAAGGTAAGGACTGGAGCCTACGCTTCCCAGCAGTGGAAAAATATGACCAAGAAGAAATGGCCGCTTACGACACCCAATGGCAAGAAATTGGCGATGTGCGTGAATGGGAAGCCATGGGTCATGAAATCACTACTTACCGGACCCTGCCTGCCCAAGAATTATGGCAATTGATCAACATCTGTGCTACCTACGCCGCTGAACCAGGGATTTTCTTTATTGACCGGGCTAATGAAGACACCAATGCAGTGGCTTACGGTCAAAAGGTTGTGGCAACCAACCCTTGTGGGGAACAACCCCTAGCGCCTTACTCCGTATGTAACCTGGGTGCCATTAACCTGGCTCAAATGGCGGACAAGGAAAACAAACGCCTCGACAAGAAGAAATTACAAAAAACAGTAGCTACCGCTATCCGCATGCAAGATAACGTGATCGATGCTACTCCATACTTCTTGGAAGCTAACAAGAAACAAGCTCTTGGTGAACGTCGGATCGGTTTAGGGGTAATGGGTCTAGCTGACCTCTTGATCTACTGTGAAAAACGCTATGGTTCTAAGGAAGGTAACCAATTAGTCGATGAAGTCTTTGAAACCATCGCGGTAACGGCTTACCAAACCTCCATCGAACTGGCCAAAGAACGGGGCAGCTTCCCATTCTTAATCGGGGAAAGCGAAGAAGAAACCCAAGCCCTCAGAGAACGCTTTGTCCAATCTGGTTTCATGCAAAGAATGCCTGAAAGCATCCGTGAAGACGTCTTGAAGTATGGGATCCGCAACTCCCACTTACTCACCGTGGCGCCAACCGGAAGTACCGGGACCATGATGAATGTCTCTACTGGGCTCGAACCTTACTTTGCCTTTAAATACTACCGGACCGGTCGTTTAGGTAAATTTATTGAAGTCAATGCGGACATCGTCCAAGAATACCTGGATAAACATCCAGAAGCCGATGCTGACAACCTGCCTGACTTCTTTGTTTCTGCCATGGACCTAAGCCCAAGAGAACACGTTGATGTGCAAACCACTATCCAACGCTGGGTAGATAGCTCCATTTCTAAGACCGTTAATGCGCCTAAGGGTTACGCGGTTAACCAAGTGGCCGAAGTCTATGAAAAACTTTATGAAGGCGGCGCTAAGGGTGGTACCGTTTATGTTGACGGCTCACGGGATTCCCAAGTCCTCACCTTAAATAAGGATGAACATGAAGACAGTGACCAAGATTCTCAAACAGATCAAAACAAGCAAGACGATGTGGTTGTCGTTGATGACAGTGAAGAATTACGTCAATTAGTCGACCAAGCCCAAGCTGAAGCCAATGAAGAAGAAGTCGTCTTCGGTAGCGAACTTGGCAATACCTGTCCAATTTGCCGGACCGGAATTGTCGAAGAAATTGGTGGCTGCAACACCTGTTCCAATTGCTTCGCCCAATTAAAATGTGGCTTATAA
- a CDS encoding prepilin peptidase codes for MRLSLAFFFFAALASCLMAFSHRYLKKLPFLWARSQCDQCQVTLSALALIPLAGYFLSRGRCFHCQHPIAWTYPLFEGLFALLSLLILARFSTGQAAYLVTLHSLLFIMAMTDLEEMWVPDRFQVLFFLSLLAYHGLYTPTSHYPSLLIHLLATGLVLGLLVYLLPGSLGGADIKIFLSLALFFPPRLYPRFICLASGLALTYLLISSWLKQRSLKAPLAFFPLIWLAFDLTLILAY; via the coding sequence ATGCGACTTAGCCTAGCCTTTTTCTTTTTCGCTGCCCTAGCTTCTTGCCTGATGGCCTTTAGCCACCGTTACCTGAAAAAACTTCCCTTTCTCTGGGCCCGGTCTCAGTGCGACCAGTGTCAGGTCACTTTATCAGCTTTAGCCCTTATTCCCCTGGCCGGTTATTTTTTGTCAAGAGGACGGTGCTTCCACTGCCAGCATCCTATCGCCTGGACCTATCCCCTATTTGAAGGACTCTTTGCTCTCTTGAGTCTCTTGATCTTGGCCCGCTTTTCCACTGGGCAAGCGGCCTATCTGGTCACTCTCCATAGTCTCCTCTTTATTATGGCCATGACTGACCTGGAGGAAATGTGGGTGCCTGATCGTTTTCAAGTGCTCTTTTTCTTGAGCCTGCTTGCTTACCACGGCCTCTATACTCCGACTAGTCATTATCCCAGTCTCTTGATTCATCTTTTGGCCACTGGACTGGTCTTAGGTCTTTTGGTCTATCTCCTACCAGGAAGCTTGGGTGGAGCTGATATCAAAATTTTCCTCAGTTTGGCGCTCTTCTTTCCACCTAGGCTGTATCCTCGCTTTATCTGCCTAGCTTCCGGACTAGCTTTGACCTATCTTTTAATCAGCTCTTGGCTGAAACAACGTTCCTTAAAAGCCCCCCTGGCCTTTTTCCCCTTGATCTGGCTGGCCTTTGACCTGACCTTGATCTTGGCTTATTAA
- a CDS encoding cob(I)yrinic acid a,c-diamide adenosyltransferase, with product MQIYTRTGDKGTTRIIGGQEVPKDSLRVNAYGSVDELNSWIGVTISENESWPELNEELIQIQQYLFDCGNDFATPEGKGEYRLKQAAIDWLEERIDTYNPQAPAVESFILPGGSRLASRLHYARTVTRRCERHIVSFMREESSSPVALKFINRLSDYFFAVARLANVKVGLSDILYERSGKVFHDESELSKADLNDS from the coding sequence ATGCAAATTTATACCCGAACAGGGGATAAGGGGACGACCCGGATTATCGGTGGCCAGGAAGTTCCTAAAGATTCCTTACGTGTCAATGCCTATGGGAGTGTTGACGAATTGAATTCATGGATTGGTGTGACCATTAGCGAAAATGAATCATGGCCAGAGTTAAACGAGGAATTGATCCAAATCCAACAGTATTTATTTGACTGTGGGAATGACTTTGCTACGCCAGAGGGCAAGGGTGAATACCGCTTAAAACAAGCCGCGATTGATTGGTTAGAGGAACGGATTGATACCTACAATCCTCAAGCGCCTGCGGTGGAATCCTTTATCCTGCCCGGTGGTAGCCGTTTAGCTAGTCGTTTACACTATGCTCGGACCGTAACCCGCCGCTGTGAGCGTCATATTGTTTCCTTTATGCGTGAAGAAAGTTCCAGTCCCGTCGCTTTGAAATTTATTAACCGCCTATCCGACTACTTCTTTGCAGTAGCCCGGCTCGCCAATGTTAAGGTAGGCCTATCTGATATCCTCTATGAACGGAGTGGTAAGGTCTTCCATGACGAAAGTGAATTAAGCAAGGCTGACCTCAACGATAGTTAG